Within Trueperaceae bacterium, the genomic segment GACGTCCCCGAACAGGTTGCCGGTCAGGATCACGTCGAAGGCGGTCGGTTCCGACGCCAGCTTCATCGCGGCGGCGTCGACGTACGTGTGCTCGAGGGCGACGTCGGGGTACTCCGTCTCCCGCACGCCGGTCACGACGTCGCGCCAGAACTGCGAGACGTCGAGGACGTTGGCCTTGTCGACGCTCGTCACGGTCGCGCCGCGACCGCGGGCCGCCTCGAACGCGACGCGGGCGATGCGTTCCACCTCGGGGCGTTCGTAGACCATCGTCGATACGCCCCGCGTCGCGTCGGCGTGGCTGGGGGTCCCGAAGTAGATCCCCCCCGTCAACTCGCGCACGATCAGCACGTCCGTCCCCCGCGCCACCTCCGGCTTGAGGGGGCTCAACGCCTCGAGGCCCGGATGCACGACGACGGGGCGGAGGTTCGCGAACACCCCGAGGTGCGCGCGGAGCGCCAGCAGGCCGGACTCGACCCGCTGCTCGCGCGGCAGCGCGTTCCAGGGGTGGTCCTGCGGACCGCCGACCGCGCCGAGCAGCACCGCGTCGACGTCCGCGAGGGCGTCGCGCGTGACGGCGGGGAACGGCTCGCCGTGCGCGTCGATCGCCGCGCCCCCGAACGGGCGTTCGGTGAACGCGAACGTCATCCCGACGCGCGGCGCGAGCGCCTCCAGCACGGCGCGCGCGACGTCGGTCACCTCCGGCCCGACGTAGTCGCCGGGGAGCAGCGCGACGCGGGTCGCCGCGCCGCTCACGCGCCCGGCTCCGCGGGGAGGTAACCGAGGTCGCGCGCGACGCGCTCGACGTCGTCGCCGGCGGCGAGCAGGTCGCCGAGCGGATCCCACCGGCCCTCCAGCAGCGCGCCGTGCGCGCCGTCGGGCAGGGTGGCGGGGAAGACCCGGTCGCCGGCCCGCACCTCGCGGTTCGCGACGTCGACCACCACCTCGGTCGCGGGCTCGCTCGCCACCGTCGCCTTCAGCACCGCGAGGTCGTCGGCGTCGAGGGTGACGCACGGCATGCCGAGCGTCGTGGCGTTGCCGAAGAAGATCTCCGCGAAACTCCCCGCCACGATCGCGCGGAAGCCGGCCTTGTGGATCGATTGCGGCGCGTGCTCGCGGCTGGAGCCGCTGCCGAAGTTGACGCCGCTGATCAGGATCGTGGCGCCGCGCGCCTCCGGCGCGTCGAGCGGGTGGCCCTTGGACGTCCCGTCCGCCTCGAAGCGCTCGTCGTGGAACAACGCCGGG encodes:
- a CDS encoding 3-isopropylmalate dehydratase small subunit, translated to MSALPPIPEVRGTAVVVPGDDIDTDRIIPARFLKCVTFDDLGPALFHDERFEADGTSKGHPLDAPEARGATILISGVNFGSGSSREHAPQSIHKAGFRAIVAGSFAEIFFGNATTLGMPCVTLDADDLAVLKATVASEPATEVVVDVANREVRAGDRVFPATLPDGAHGALLEGRWDPLGDLLAAGDDVERVARDLGYLPAEPGA
- the leuB gene encoding 3-isopropylmalate dehydrogenase — its product is MSGAATRVALLPGDYVGPEVTDVARAVLEALAPRVGMTFAFTERPFGGAAIDAHGEPFPAVTRDALADVDAVLLGAVGGPQDHPWNALPREQRVESGLLALRAHLGVFANLRPVVVHPGLEALSPLKPEVARGTDVLIVRELTGGIYFGTPSHADATRGVSTMVYERPEVERIARVAFEAARGRGATVTSVDKANVLDVSQFWRDVVTGVRETEYPDVALEHTYVDAAAMKLASEPTAFDVILTGNLFGDVLSDLAAVLPGSLGLLPSASLGGDVGLFEPVHGSAPDIAGHDLVNPVGMLASAAMMLRHALDAPAAADALDAAVRRALADDPTRDLGGTRGTTAFRDAVVDALDVATSAPTAP